A single window of Nocardioides kongjuensis DNA harbors:
- a CDS encoding carbohydrate ABC transporter permease gives MKNRIGLVVGCLLIMAWCLLPVAWIISLSFKSEAAITNGSPGFFPSDGGGAGWDNYRAVWDNDQFRRAIANSIGISLIATLLSVIVATLAAYAIARLEFRGKKAVLTIALAIAMFPVVSLVGPLFDMWRAIGLYDTWPGLIIPYMSFTLPLAIWTLSAFFREIPWEMEQAAQVDGATSWQAFRKVIVPLAAPGVFTAAILTFFFAWNDFVFGISLTSTENARPIPASLSFFVGSDPFNRPASLLAAGAVIATIPIVVIVLIFQRKIVAGLTSGAVKG, from the coding sequence ATGAAGAACCGGATCGGTCTCGTCGTCGGGTGCCTGCTGATCATGGCCTGGTGCCTGCTCCCGGTGGCCTGGATCATCTCGCTGTCGTTCAAGTCGGAGGCCGCGATCACCAACGGCAGCCCGGGCTTCTTCCCCTCCGACGGCGGGGGAGCGGGCTGGGACAACTACCGCGCGGTGTGGGACAACGACCAGTTCCGCCGGGCGATCGCCAACTCGATCGGCATCAGCCTGATCGCCACGCTGCTCTCGGTGATCGTGGCCACGCTGGCGGCCTACGCCATCGCCCGGCTGGAGTTCCGCGGCAAGAAGGCGGTGCTCACGATCGCGCTGGCGATCGCCATGTTCCCGGTGGTGTCCCTGGTCGGTCCGCTCTTCGACATGTGGCGGGCGATCGGGCTCTACGACACCTGGCCGGGCCTGATCATCCCGTACATGTCGTTCACGCTGCCGCTGGCGATCTGGACCCTGTCGGCCTTCTTCCGTGAGATCCCGTGGGAGATGGAGCAGGCGGCGCAGGTCGACGGGGCGACGTCGTGGCAGGCGTTCCGCAAGGTGATCGTGCCGCTCGCCGCACCCGGCGTCTTCACGGCCGCGATCCTCACCTTCTTCTTCGCGTGGAACGACTTCGTGTTCGGCATCTCGCTCACCTCGACCGAGAACGCCCGCCCCATCCCGGCGTCGTTGTCCTTCTTCGTCGGCTCCGACCCGTTCAACCGGCCGGCCTCGCTGCTCGCCGCGGGAGCGGTCATCGCGACCATCCCGATCGTCGTCATCGTCCTGATCTTCCAGCGCAAGATCGTCGCCGGCCTGACCTCCGGCGCCGTGAAGGGGTGA